A window of Dromaius novaehollandiae isolate bDroNov1 chromosome 35, bDroNov1.hap1, whole genome shotgun sequence contains these coding sequences:
- the DPF2 gene encoding zinc finger protein ubi-d4 isoform X1, with amino-acid sequence MAAVVQNVVKLLGEQYYRDAMEQCHNYNARLCAERSVRLPFLDSQTGVAQSNCYIWMEKRHRGPGLAAGQLYSYPARRWRKKRRAHPPEDPRLSFPSIKPEAEQALKKDGLLAADGSSLEALLRTDPLEKRPLPDPRLDDDSLGEFPAANSRARKRILEPDDFLDDLDDEDYEEDTPKRRGKGKAKGKGVGGARKKLDAAILEDRDKPYACDNSYKQKHSLKPPDRVCGKRYKNRPGLSYHYAHSHLAEEEGDDKDDSQPPTPVSQRSEEQKSKKGPDGLALPNNYCDFCLGDSKINKKTGQPEELVSCSDCGRSGHPSCLQFTPVMMAAVKTYRWQCIECKCCNICGTSENDDQLLFCDDCDRGYHMYCLTPPMSEPPEGSWSCHLCLDLLKEKASIYQNQNSS; translated from the exons CCTGGGCGAGCAGTACTACCGCGACGCCATGGAGCAGTGCCACAACTACAACGCGCGGCTCTGCGCCGAGCGCAGCGTCCGCCTGCCCTTCCTCGACTCCCAGACCGGCGTCGCCCAGAGCAACTGCTACATCTGGATGGAGAAGCGTCACCGCGGCCCAG GTTTGGCTGCCGGGCAGCTCTACTCCTACCCGGCTCGCCGCTGGCGGAAGAAACGCCGCGCTCATCCCCCGGAGGACCCGCggctctccttcccctccattAAACCAG AGGCCGAGCAGGCGCTGAAGAAGGACGGGCTGCTGGCGGCGGACGGCAGCAGCCTGGAGGCCCTGCTGCGCACGGACCCGCTGGAGAAGCGGCCGCTGCCGGACCCGCGCCTCGACGACGACAGCCTCGGCGAGTTCCCCGCCGCCAACAGCCGGGCCCGCAAG CGGATTCTGGAGCCGGATGACTTCCTGGACGATTTGGACGATGAAGACTACGAAGAAGACACGCCGAAgcggagagggaaggggaaagccAAG GGCAAAGGTGTCGGAGGGGCTCGCAAGAAACTGGACGCGGCCATTTTAGAGGACCGGGATAAACCGTACGCTTGCGACA atAGTTACAAACAAAAGCATTCCTTGAAACCTCCTGACCGAG TCTGCGGGAAGCGTTACAAGAACCGGCCGGGCCTGAGTTACCACTACGCTCACTCCCACCTGGCCGAGGAGGAGGGTGACGACAAGGACGACTCGCAGCCCCCGACGCCCGTCTCGCAGCGCTCCGAGGAGCAGAAAT CCAAGAAAGGCCCCGACGGCTTGGCCTTGCCCAACAACTACTGCGACTTCTGCCTGGGCGACTCCAAAATCAACAAGAAGACGGGGCAGCCCGAAGAGCTGGTCTCCTGCTCCGACTGCGGCCGATCCG GCCACCCCTCGTGCCTGCAGTTCACGCCGGTCATGATGGCGGCCGTGAAGACGTACCGCTGGCAGTGCATCGAGTGCAAGTGCTGCAACATCTGCGGCACCTCGGAGAACGAC GACCAGCTGCTCTTCTGCGACGACTGCGACCGCGGCTACCACATGTACTGCCTCACTCCCCCCATGTCGGAGCCGCCGGAAG ggagctggagctgccacTTGTGTCTGGATCTACTGAAGGAAAAAGCCTCCATTTACCAGAACCAGAATTCCTCCTGA
- the DPF2 gene encoding zinc finger protein ubi-d4 isoform X2, whose product MAAVVQNVVKLLGEQYYRDAMEQCHNYNARLCAERSVRLPFLDSQTGVAQSNCYIWMEKRHRGPGLAAGQLYSYPARRWRKKRRAHPPEDPRLSFPSIKPEAEQALKKDGLLAADGSSLEALLRTDPLEKRPLPDPRLDDDSLGEFPAANSRARKRILEPDDFLDDLDDEDYEEDTPKRRGKGKAKGKGVGGARKKLDAAILEDRDKPYACDICGKRYKNRPGLSYHYAHSHLAEEEGDDKDDSQPPTPVSQRSEEQKSKKGPDGLALPNNYCDFCLGDSKINKKTGQPEELVSCSDCGRSGHPSCLQFTPVMMAAVKTYRWQCIECKCCNICGTSENDDQLLFCDDCDRGYHMYCLTPPMSEPPEGSWSCHLCLDLLKEKASIYQNQNSS is encoded by the exons CCTGGGCGAGCAGTACTACCGCGACGCCATGGAGCAGTGCCACAACTACAACGCGCGGCTCTGCGCCGAGCGCAGCGTCCGCCTGCCCTTCCTCGACTCCCAGACCGGCGTCGCCCAGAGCAACTGCTACATCTGGATGGAGAAGCGTCACCGCGGCCCAG GTTTGGCTGCCGGGCAGCTCTACTCCTACCCGGCTCGCCGCTGGCGGAAGAAACGCCGCGCTCATCCCCCGGAGGACCCGCggctctccttcccctccattAAACCAG AGGCCGAGCAGGCGCTGAAGAAGGACGGGCTGCTGGCGGCGGACGGCAGCAGCCTGGAGGCCCTGCTGCGCACGGACCCGCTGGAGAAGCGGCCGCTGCCGGACCCGCGCCTCGACGACGACAGCCTCGGCGAGTTCCCCGCCGCCAACAGCCGGGCCCGCAAG CGGATTCTGGAGCCGGATGACTTCCTGGACGATTTGGACGATGAAGACTACGAAGAAGACACGCCGAAgcggagagggaaggggaaagccAAG GGCAAAGGTGTCGGAGGGGCTCGCAAGAAACTGGACGCGGCCATTTTAGAGGACCGGGATAAACCGTACGCTTGCGACA TCTGCGGGAAGCGTTACAAGAACCGGCCGGGCCTGAGTTACCACTACGCTCACTCCCACCTGGCCGAGGAGGAGGGTGACGACAAGGACGACTCGCAGCCCCCGACGCCCGTCTCGCAGCGCTCCGAGGAGCAGAAAT CCAAGAAAGGCCCCGACGGCTTGGCCTTGCCCAACAACTACTGCGACTTCTGCCTGGGCGACTCCAAAATCAACAAGAAGACGGGGCAGCCCGAAGAGCTGGTCTCCTGCTCCGACTGCGGCCGATCCG GCCACCCCTCGTGCCTGCAGTTCACGCCGGTCATGATGGCGGCCGTGAAGACGTACCGCTGGCAGTGCATCGAGTGCAAGTGCTGCAACATCTGCGGCACCTCGGAGAACGAC GACCAGCTGCTCTTCTGCGACGACTGCGACCGCGGCTACCACATGTACTGCCTCACTCCCCCCATGTCGGAGCCGCCGGAAG ggagctggagctgccacTTGTGTCTGGATCTACTGAAGGAAAAAGCCTCCATTTACCAGAACCAGAATTCCTCCTGA
- the LOC135325270 gene encoding collagen, type I, alpha 1a-like isoform X1 has product MSFAELLARLGGMGRFQVTYVAALALPLLVLPSHNLLQNFTAGVPEHRCRPRPGANGTVPADGRCRRYAEPPRPLPGANGTAEAPTEPCRDGWVYQEGVFAHTIVTEWDLVCEARSLRQVAQAGYMAGVLLGSGVFGILSDKFGRRALLIWCYLQLGVTGTGAALAPSFGLYCLCRGLAGLAVAGVTLNSASLFRAGGRRLRPPALAPPPARRLPPLLPLLPLLLALRGVGPVAGDFGEAPPGPRGAPQSRPGQRQEGGRRQARRGDAAVAGGPGAGAGGGRPQPRRPGPDPRHEEGLRRRRLHLVLHQLRLLRAGHGPAALRGGRAPGAAALRRRRRPGQAGLRRGPQRRGAAGGAGRGPGSRRALRPRQRPGAPRAADAAPGLRHHREGLPGRLLQLRLHLLRGALPHRHQADGDGPGGHHGPRGQHGGPAGGAGGRHLPGAAPRHLRGGRPRRRRRRRPPAARDPPRAAARDRGRRREAGGTPQGRAAAGHRPPGSRRGRPGRGRRLSGPKGTPGPLPGAGTPGETPGPRGVSVGRDVAAPRTLFIVSQ; this is encoded by the exons TGGCCGCCCTGGCCCTGCCGCTGCTCGTGCTGCCCAGCCACAACCTCCTGCAGAACTTCACCGCCGGCGTCCCCGAGcaccgctgccggccccggcccggcgccaaCGGCACCGTCCCGGCCgacggccgctgccgccgctacGCCGAGCCGCCCCGGCCTCTCCCGGGGGCCAACGGCACCGCCGAGGCCCCCACCGAGCCCTGCCGCGACGGTTGGGTCTACCAGGAGGGCGTCTTCGCCCACACCATCGTCACCGAG TGGGACCTGGTGTGCGAGGCGAGGTCCCTGCGGCAAGTGGCGCAGGCCGGCTACATGGCCGGCGTCTTGCTGGGCTCCGGCGTCTTCGGGATCCTCTCCGACAA GTTCGGGCGCCGGGCGCTGCTCATCTGGTGCTACCTGCAGCTGGGGGTGACGGGGACCGGCGCCGCCCTGGCCCCCTCCTTCGGCCTCTACTGCCTCTGCCGCGGCCTCGCCGGCCTCGCCGTGGCCGGCGTCACCCTCAACTCCGCCTCCCTCT TTCGTGCTGGCGGCCGCCGCCTTCGGCCTCCCGCGCTGGCGCCGCCTCCAGCTCGCCGTCTCCCTCCCCTTCTACCTCTTCTTCCTCTACTCCTG GCTCTTCGTGGAGTCGGCCCGGTGGCAGGCGATTTCGGGGAGGCCCCACCTGGCCCTCGAGGGGCTCCGCAAAGTCGCCCGGGTCAACGGCAGGAAGGAGGAAGGCGACAAGCTCGACGTGGAG ACGCTGCGGTCGCTGGCGGGCCGGGAGCAGGCGCCGGCGGGGGCCGTCCGCAGCCTCGGCGCCCTGGCCCGGACCCCCGGCATGAGGAGGGTCTCCGGCGGCGTCGCCTGCATCTG GTTCTCCACCAGCTTCGCCTACTACGGGCTGGCCATGGACCTGCAGCCCTTCGGGGTGGACGCGCGCCTGGCGCAGCTGCTCTTCGCCGCCGCCGACGTCCCGGCCAAGCTGGCCTCCGCCGTGGTCCTCAGcgtcgcggggcggcgggcggcgcaggcCGGGGCCCTGGGTCTCGCCGGGCTCTGCGTCCTCGCCAACGTCCTGGTGCCCCGAG AGCTGCAGACGCTGCGCCTGGTCTTCGCCATCATCGGGAAGGGCTCCCTGGCCGCCTCCTTCAACTGCGCCTACATCTTCTCCGCGGAGCTCTTCCCCACCGTCATCAG GCAGACGGGGATGGGCCTGGGGGGCACCATGGCCCGCGTGGGCAGCATGGGGGCCCCGCTGGTGGGGCTGGCGGCCGACATCTCCCCGGCGCTGCCCCTCGTCACCTACGGGGCggccgccctcgccgccgccgccgccgccgcccgcctgctGCCCGAGACCCGCCGCGCGCCGCTGCCCGAGACCGTGGCCGACGTCGAGAGGCG GGCGGGACGCCTCAAGGACGAGCAGCCGCAGGTCACCGTCCCCCTGGCTCCCGCCGAGGCCGACCGGGGCGAGGACGGCGTCTGAGCGGGCCCaaggggacgcctgggcccctcccgggcgccgggacccccggggagACGCCCGGCCCCCGGGGTGTCTCCGTGGGGCGCGACGTGGCCGCCCCGCGGACGCTATTTATTGTATCCCAATAA
- the LOC135325270 gene encoding solute carrier family 22 member 6-like isoform X3, with protein sequence MSFAELLARLGGMGRFQVTYVAALALPLLVLPSHNLLQNFTAGVPEHRCRPRPGANGTVPADGRCRRYAEPPRPLPGANGTAEAPTEPCRDGWVYQEGVFAHTIVTEWDLVCEARSLRQVAQAGYMAGVLLGSGVFGILSDKFGRRALLIWCYLQLGVTGTGAALAPSFGLYCLCRGLAGLAVAGVTLNSASLFRAGGRRLRPPALAPPPARRLPPLLPLLPLLLALRGVGPVAGDFGEAPPGPRGAPQSRPGQRQEGGRRQARRGDAAVAGGPGAGAGGGRPQPRRPGPDPRHEEGLRRRRLHLVLHQLRLLRAGHGPAALRGGRAPGAAALRRRRRPGQAGLRRGPQRRGAAGGAGRGPGSRRALRPRQRPGAPRAADAAPGLRHHREGLPGRLLQLRLHLLRGALPHRHQTGMGLGGTMARVGSMGAPLVGLAADISPALPLVTYGAAALAAAAAAARLLPETRRAPLPETVADVERRAGRLKDEQPQVTVPLAPAEADRGEDGV encoded by the exons TGGCCGCCCTGGCCCTGCCGCTGCTCGTGCTGCCCAGCCACAACCTCCTGCAGAACTTCACCGCCGGCGTCCCCGAGcaccgctgccggccccggcccggcgccaaCGGCACCGTCCCGGCCgacggccgctgccgccgctacGCCGAGCCGCCCCGGCCTCTCCCGGGGGCCAACGGCACCGCCGAGGCCCCCACCGAGCCCTGCCGCGACGGTTGGGTCTACCAGGAGGGCGTCTTCGCCCACACCATCGTCACCGAG TGGGACCTGGTGTGCGAGGCGAGGTCCCTGCGGCAAGTGGCGCAGGCCGGCTACATGGCCGGCGTCTTGCTGGGCTCCGGCGTCTTCGGGATCCTCTCCGACAA GTTCGGGCGCCGGGCGCTGCTCATCTGGTGCTACCTGCAGCTGGGGGTGACGGGGACCGGCGCCGCCCTGGCCCCCTCCTTCGGCCTCTACTGCCTCTGCCGCGGCCTCGCCGGCCTCGCCGTGGCCGGCGTCACCCTCAACTCCGCCTCCCTCT TTCGTGCTGGCGGCCGCCGCCTTCGGCCTCCCGCGCTGGCGCCGCCTCCAGCTCGCCGTCTCCCTCCCCTTCTACCTCTTCTTCCTCTACTCCTG GCTCTTCGTGGAGTCGGCCCGGTGGCAGGCGATTTCGGGGAGGCCCCACCTGGCCCTCGAGGGGCTCCGCAAAGTCGCCCGGGTCAACGGCAGGAAGGAGGAAGGCGACAAGCTCGACGTGGAG ACGCTGCGGTCGCTGGCGGGCCGGGAGCAGGCGCCGGCGGGGGCCGTCCGCAGCCTCGGCGCCCTGGCCCGGACCCCCGGCATGAGGAGGGTCTCCGGCGGCGTCGCCTGCATCTG GTTCTCCACCAGCTTCGCCTACTACGGGCTGGCCATGGACCTGCAGCCCTTCGGGGTGGACGCGCGCCTGGCGCAGCTGCTCTTCGCCGCCGCCGACGTCCCGGCCAAGCTGGCCTCCGCCGTGGTCCTCAGcgtcgcggggcggcgggcggcgcaggcCGGGGCCCTGGGTCTCGCCGGGCTCTGCGTCCTCGCCAACGTCCTGGTGCCCCGAG AGCTGCAGACGCTGCGCCTGGTCTTCGCCATCATCGGGAAGGGCTCCCTGGCCGCCTCCTTCAACTGCGCCTACATCTTCTCCGCGGAGCTCTTCCCCACCGTCATCAG ACGGGGATGGGCCTGGGGGGCACCATGGCCCGCGTGGGCAGCATGGGGGCCCCGCTGGTGGGGCTGGCGGCCGACATCTCCCCGGCGCTGCCCCTCGTCACCTACGGGGCggccgccctcgccgccgccgccgccgccgcccgcctgctGCCCGAGACCCGCCGCGCGCCGCTGCCCGAGACCGTGGCCGACGTCGAGAGGCG GGCGGGACGCCTCAAGGACGAGCAGCCGCAGGTCACCGTCCCCCTGGCTCCCGCCGAGGCCGACCGGGGCGAGGACGGCGTCTGA
- the LOC135325270 gene encoding solute carrier family 22 member 6-like isoform X2, with translation MSFAELLARLGGMGRFQVTYVAALALPLLVLPSHNLLQNFTAGVPEHRCRPRPGANGTVPADGRCRRYAEPPRPLPGANGTAEAPTEPCRDGWVYQEGVFAHTIVTEWDLVCEARSLRQVAQAGYMAGVLLGSGVFGILSDKFGRRALLIWCYLQLGVTGTGAALAPSFGLYCLCRGLAGLAVAGVTLNSASLCMEWIPAGLRAAVGTANGYCYTLGQFVLAAAAFGLPRWRRLQLAVSLPFYLFFLYSWLFVESARWQAISGRPHLALEGLRKVARVNGRKEEGDKLDVETLRSLAGREQAPAGAVRSLGALARTPGMRRVSGGVACIWFSTSFAYYGLAMDLQPFGVDARLAQLLFAAADVPAKLASAVVLSVAGRRAAQAGALGLAGLCVLANVLVPRELQTLRLVFAIIGKGSLAASFNCAYIFSAELFPTVIRQTGMGLGGTMARVGSMGAPLVGLAADISPALPLVTYGAAALAAAAAAARLLPETRRAPLPETVADVERRAGRLKDEQPQVTVPLAPAEADRGEDGV, from the exons TGGCCGCCCTGGCCCTGCCGCTGCTCGTGCTGCCCAGCCACAACCTCCTGCAGAACTTCACCGCCGGCGTCCCCGAGcaccgctgccggccccggcccggcgccaaCGGCACCGTCCCGGCCgacggccgctgccgccgctacGCCGAGCCGCCCCGGCCTCTCCCGGGGGCCAACGGCACCGCCGAGGCCCCCACCGAGCCCTGCCGCGACGGTTGGGTCTACCAGGAGGGCGTCTTCGCCCACACCATCGTCACCGAG TGGGACCTGGTGTGCGAGGCGAGGTCCCTGCGGCAAGTGGCGCAGGCCGGCTACATGGCCGGCGTCTTGCTGGGCTCCGGCGTCTTCGGGATCCTCTCCGACAA GTTCGGGCGCCGGGCGCTGCTCATCTGGTGCTACCTGCAGCTGGGGGTGACGGGGACCGGCGCCGCCCTGGCCCCCTCCTTCGGCCTCTACTGCCTCTGCCGCGGCCTCGCCGGCCTCGCCGTGGCCGGCGTCACCCTCAACTCCGCCTCCCTCT GCATGGAGTGGAtcccggcggggctgcgggccgccGTGGGCACCGCCAACGGCTACTGCTACACCCTGGGCCAGTTCGTGCTGGCGGCCGCCGCCTTCGGCCTCCCGCGCTGGCGCCGCCTCCAGCTCGCCGTCTCCCTCCCCTTCTACCTCTTCTTCCTCTACTCCTG GCTCTTCGTGGAGTCGGCCCGGTGGCAGGCGATTTCGGGGAGGCCCCACCTGGCCCTCGAGGGGCTCCGCAAAGTCGCCCGGGTCAACGGCAGGAAGGAGGAAGGCGACAAGCTCGACGTGGAG ACGCTGCGGTCGCTGGCGGGCCGGGAGCAGGCGCCGGCGGGGGCCGTCCGCAGCCTCGGCGCCCTGGCCCGGACCCCCGGCATGAGGAGGGTCTCCGGCGGCGTCGCCTGCATCTG GTTCTCCACCAGCTTCGCCTACTACGGGCTGGCCATGGACCTGCAGCCCTTCGGGGTGGACGCGCGCCTGGCGCAGCTGCTCTTCGCCGCCGCCGACGTCCCGGCCAAGCTGGCCTCCGCCGTGGTCCTCAGcgtcgcggggcggcgggcggcgcaggcCGGGGCCCTGGGTCTCGCCGGGCTCTGCGTCCTCGCCAACGTCCTGGTGCCCCGAG AGCTGCAGACGCTGCGCCTGGTCTTCGCCATCATCGGGAAGGGCTCCCTGGCCGCCTCCTTCAACTGCGCCTACATCTTCTCCGCGGAGCTCTTCCCCACCGTCATCAG GCAGACGGGGATGGGCCTGGGGGGCACCATGGCCCGCGTGGGCAGCATGGGGGCCCCGCTGGTGGGGCTGGCGGCCGACATCTCCCCGGCGCTGCCCCTCGTCACCTACGGGGCggccgccctcgccgccgccgccgccgccgcccgcctgctGCCCGAGACCCGCCGCGCGCCGCTGCCCGAGACCGTGGCCGACGTCGAGAGGCG GGCGGGACGCCTCAAGGACGAGCAGCCGCAGGTCACCGTCCCCCTGGCTCCCGCCGAGGCCGACCGGGGCGAGGACGGCGTCTGA